In Marinomonas posidonica IVIA-Po-181, a single window of DNA contains:
- the carB gene encoding carbamoyl-phosphate synthase large subunit gives MPKRTDIKSVLILGAGPIVIGQACEFDYSGAQACKALREEGFRVILVNSNPATIMTDPVMADATYIEPIEWKTVEKIIEKERPDAVLPTMGGQTALNCALDLERHGVLEKYNVEMIGATADAIDKAEDRNRFDQAMKSIGLECPRAGIAHNMEEALKVQAEVGFPCIIRPSFTMGGTGGGIAYNMEEFEEICTRGLDLSPTNELLIDESLIGWKEYEMEVVRDKKDNCIIVCAIENFDAMGVHTGDSITVAPAQTLTDKEYQIMRNASLAVLREIGVETGGSNVQFGMDPKTGRLVVIEMNPRVSRSSALASKATGFPIAKIAAKLAIGYTLDELQNDITGGQTPASFEPAIDYVVTKIPRFTFEKFPTANDRLTTQMKSVGEVMAIGRSFQESLQKALRGLETGSDGFNPQLDMAEENSKEKLSHELQSPGADRIWYIGDGFRSGMSVDELYAVTGVDPWFLVQIEDLIKEETALSDKGLADMTFDVMRRLKRKGFSDARLADLLQVTEKSLRERRYLLDVHPVYKRVDTCAAEFATNTAYMYSSYEDECEAAPTDKDKVIILGGGPNRIGQGIEFDYCCVHAALGLREDGYETIMVNCNPETVSTDYDTSDRLYFEPVTLEDVLEIVRTEKPKGVIVQFGGQTPLKIARALQNEGVPIIGTTPEAIDRAEDRERFQSMIQRLGYKQPNNATVRSTEQAIVKAAEIGYPLVVRPSYVLGGRAMEIVYNEKELTRYMTTAVKVSNDSPVLLDHFLNAAIEIDIDCVSDGEQVVIGGIMQHIEQAGVHSGDSACSLPPYSLPAATQDNIREMIKSMALELGVIGLMNTQLAVQDGEIYVIEVNPRASRTVPFVSKCIGRSLAQVAALVMAGKSLVELGFTEEIIPSYYSVKEAVFPFNKFQGVDPILGPEMKSTGEVMGVGDTFAEAFGKAVLGGGTELPTSGRAFISVRDMDKEGAVAVAQRLAQQGFDLVGTEGTAKYLTEHGVEVRKVNKVNEGRPHIVDMMKNGEIDYIINTTSGTQAITDSSLIRRTALQRKVCYTTTLAGAEATSLAIGLTGETKVRRLQDLHLGK, from the coding sequence ATGCCAAAACGTACTGACATAAAAAGCGTCTTAATTTTAGGTGCTGGCCCGATTGTTATTGGTCAAGCCTGTGAGTTTGATTACTCAGGTGCGCAAGCCTGTAAAGCCCTGCGTGAAGAAGGCTTCCGAGTGATTCTAGTCAACTCGAACCCTGCCACTATCATGACGGATCCAGTCATGGCCGATGCTACTTACATCGAGCCGATTGAGTGGAAAACGGTTGAAAAAATCATTGAGAAAGAGCGTCCAGACGCGGTATTGCCAACCATGGGTGGGCAAACGGCATTGAACTGTGCGTTGGATCTAGAGCGTCATGGTGTTCTGGAAAAATACAATGTTGAAATGATTGGTGCGACGGCTGACGCGATCGATAAAGCAGAAGACCGTAATCGTTTTGACCAAGCGATGAAGTCAATTGGCCTTGAGTGTCCTCGTGCGGGCATTGCACACAATATGGAAGAGGCCTTGAAAGTACAGGCTGAAGTCGGCTTCCCTTGTATTATCCGTCCTTCTTTCACCATGGGTGGTACCGGTGGTGGTATTGCTTACAACATGGAAGAGTTTGAAGAAATTTGTACTCGTGGTTTGGATTTGTCACCAACCAACGAATTGCTAATCGATGAGTCTTTGATCGGTTGGAAAGAATACGAAATGGAAGTGGTACGAGACAAAAAAGACAATTGCATTATTGTTTGTGCCATTGAAAACTTCGATGCCATGGGCGTTCACACAGGTGACTCCATCACAGTAGCACCAGCCCAAACCCTGACGGACAAAGAATACCAAATCATGCGTAACGCTTCTTTAGCTGTATTGCGTGAGATTGGTGTTGAAACCGGTGGTTCGAACGTACAGTTCGGTATGGATCCGAAAACGGGCCGTCTTGTGGTGATTGAAATGAATCCTCGCGTGTCTCGTTCCTCTGCCTTGGCATCAAAAGCGACTGGTTTCCCGATTGCGAAAATTGCTGCTAAGTTGGCCATTGGTTACACCTTGGATGAATTGCAGAACGACATCACTGGCGGTCAAACGCCTGCAAGTTTCGAACCTGCGATTGACTATGTTGTGACTAAGATTCCTCGTTTCACTTTTGAAAAATTCCCTACGGCGAACGATCGACTCACTACACAAATGAAGTCGGTTGGTGAAGTCATGGCGATTGGTCGTAGCTTCCAAGAGTCTTTGCAAAAAGCTCTGCGTGGTTTGGAGACGGGTTCCGACGGTTTCAATCCTCAGCTGGACATGGCAGAAGAAAACAGCAAAGAGAAATTGTCACATGAGTTGCAATCACCAGGTGCCGATCGTATTTGGTACATTGGTGATGGTTTCCGTTCAGGTATGTCTGTAGACGAATTGTATGCTGTGACCGGGGTTGATCCTTGGTTCTTGGTACAGATCGAAGACCTTATCAAAGAAGAAACCGCTTTGTCTGACAAAGGCTTGGCTGACATGACGTTTGACGTGATGCGTCGCTTGAAGCGCAAAGGTTTCTCCGATGCTCGCCTTGCAGACTTACTACAAGTAACGGAGAAATCCTTACGCGAGCGCCGTTATTTGTTGGATGTGCATCCGGTTTATAAGCGCGTTGATACCTGTGCGGCGGAGTTTGCGACGAATACCGCTTACATGTACTCCTCTTATGAAGACGAATGTGAAGCGGCACCAACCGACAAAGATAAGGTCATCATTCTAGGTGGTGGCCCTAACCGTATCGGTCAAGGTATCGAATTTGATTACTGCTGTGTCCACGCGGCGCTTGGTTTGCGTGAAGACGGTTACGAAACCATCATGGTGAACTGTAACCCAGAAACGGTTTCAACCGATTACGATACCTCTGATCGTCTGTACTTTGAGCCAGTCACACTAGAAGACGTATTGGAAATCGTACGTACTGAGAAGCCAAAAGGGGTGATTGTTCAGTTCGGCGGACAAACGCCTCTGAAAATTGCTCGTGCTCTTCAGAATGAAGGTGTGCCTATCATTGGTACAACGCCAGAAGCCATTGACCGTGCGGAAGACCGTGAACGTTTCCAAAGCATGATTCAGCGTCTTGGTTACAAGCAGCCTAACAATGCGACAGTACGTTCTACAGAACAGGCGATTGTGAAAGCGGCGGAAATTGGTTATCCATTAGTGGTTCGCCCATCTTATGTTTTGGGTGGTCGGGCAATGGAAATTGTTTATAACGAGAAAGAACTGACTCGTTATATGACAACGGCCGTTAAAGTTTCTAACGACAGCCCAGTATTGCTTGATCACTTCCTGAATGCTGCTATCGAGATCGACATTGATTGTGTGTCTGATGGTGAGCAAGTGGTGATCGGCGGTATTATGCAGCACATTGAGCAAGCGGGTGTTCACTCTGGTGATTCTGCATGTTCATTGCCACCTTATTCTTTACCTGCAGCAACGCAAGATAATATTCGCGAGATGATTAAGAGCATGGCGCTTGAGTTGGGTGTGATCGGTTTGATGAACACTCAGCTAGCGGTTCAGGATGGTGAAATCTACGTCATTGAGGTGAATCCTCGTGCATCACGTACGGTTCCATTCGTGTCTAAGTGCATTGGTCGCTCTCTGGCGCAAGTGGCGGCCTTGGTCATGGCAGGTAAGAGTCTGGTTGAATTGGGCTTTACAGAAGAGATCATTCCTTCTTACTACAGTGTTAAAGAAGCAGTCTTCCCATTCAATAAGTTCCAAGGTGTGGATCCTATTCTTGGTCCTGAAATGAAGTCGACTGGTGAAGTCATGGGGGTTGGCGATACGTTCGCAGAAGCCTTTGGTAAAGCGGTATTAGGTGGTGGTACAGAATTGCCAACATCAGGGCGTGCTTTTATCAGTGTACGTGATATGGATAAAGAAGGTGCGGTCGCGGTTGCTCAGCGTCTGGCGCAACAAGGTTTTGATCTTGTTGGTACAGAAGGCACAGCGAAATATCTGACGGAACATGGCGTTGAAGTTCGTAAGGTGAATAAAGTAAACGAAGGTCGTCCTCATATTGTGGATATGATGAAAAATGGCGAAATCGATTACATAATTAACACCACATCAGGTACTCAAGCGATTACCGACTCTTCTTTGATTCGTCGTACAGCATTACAGCGCAAGGTTTGTTACACTACGACATTGGCTGGCGCTGAGGCGACGAGTTTGGCAATTGGCCTAACCGGCGAAACCAAAGTCAGAAGATTACAAGATTTGCACTTGGGGAAATGA
- a CDS encoding CoA transferase: MNKHNQLPLTGVRVADFGQQIAGPAVAMVLADLGATVVHIDPPTGPSWQHPANAILNRNKASLRLDLKSQSGLEQALEIIANADIVIESFRPDVMKNLGIDFAELRQQRPELITLSMPGFASNDQLRRDWKATEAVVAATSGAFTDMGFNRVLMGVNPSYSPLPLGSAYAITLAASSIALALFEREKTGRGDTIEVPVAAALMEGLSYNSYVVDQLPERYKTMRELEIEHRKLNNIEMDLDYEQLQEYLDPFYRTYLCADGRMFYCVCPSHRNHAKRALQVLGIYDELIAEGLPDVKDLHAPIREWEGETSIGVYPLPKKWADIISAKMKRAFLQKTSEEWGVIFGEGQIPGAPHRTTQEWVNCEYTKESGLIVEVDDAEFGTMKQPGPIVWFEGEADAMLSPKAREDVSFDEAVSRLKEAEQMDQSSRPHGTDIQAASGDGWLSGIRILDLTNVIAGPHSSAFLSRFGADIIKLDPVTPLYDPLIGILFTFQAGVGKKSVLMDIMTPEGREIFEQLVKSVDMVVMNAPERQMVPLGLDQATLSAINPEVLFCRLDCFGAPRKGRKTNYIGYDDIIQANSGIMSRFGRPETPEEHAHLGTLDVNCGFAAGLGMALALYQKRKTGKVSRVRTSLSAVTNIAQLPFAFDYEGRESFDEPSGREVLGSHALSHFYQTQNGWLFLDAKPEELDKINQIAELEGIQASENIECFLSDAFVTQETEFWLEAFRQVDVACAEPLSIEYLRDNNSRPADQTVGIDRGSYAFSVYADHPSGHCVTQIDQYAIRPAESTIKAATPTEKFGHSTKIVLADLGFSDEDIDKMLAKRIVATKWSNEFLPS; encoded by the coding sequence ATGAACAAACACAATCAATTACCTTTAACAGGTGTCCGTGTGGCCGATTTTGGTCAGCAAATTGCCGGTCCTGCTGTTGCTATGGTATTGGCCGATTTAGGGGCAACGGTGGTACATATAGACCCACCAACTGGGCCCAGCTGGCAGCATCCTGCCAATGCAATTTTGAATCGGAATAAAGCGTCTCTGCGGTTGGACCTCAAGAGTCAATCTGGTTTAGAACAAGCGCTAGAAATTATTGCCAATGCCGACATTGTGATTGAAAGTTTTCGCCCAGATGTGATGAAAAACTTGGGCATTGATTTTGCTGAGTTACGCCAACAGCGTCCGGAATTAATCACACTTTCCATGCCGGGCTTTGCCAGTAACGACCAACTTCGTCGTGATTGGAAAGCGACCGAAGCGGTCGTGGCCGCCACGTCAGGTGCCTTTACCGATATGGGCTTTAACCGAGTGTTAATGGGGGTCAATCCGAGCTATTCGCCACTGCCTTTAGGCTCGGCTTATGCCATTACCTTAGCGGCCAGTTCCATTGCTTTAGCTTTGTTTGAAAGAGAAAAAACGGGTCGTGGAGATACCATTGAAGTGCCCGTTGCAGCGGCGTTGATGGAAGGTCTTTCCTACAATTCCTATGTGGTTGATCAATTACCTGAGCGTTATAAAACCATGCGTGAATTGGAAATTGAACATCGCAAGTTGAATAACATCGAAATGGACTTGGACTATGAGCAGTTGCAAGAGTATTTAGACCCATTTTACCGTACCTATCTTTGTGCCGATGGGCGTATGTTTTATTGCGTTTGCCCTTCTCACCGTAATCATGCCAAAAGAGCGTTACAAGTTTTGGGTATTTATGATGAATTGATCGCAGAAGGCTTACCGGATGTGAAAGATTTACACGCCCCGATTCGTGAATGGGAAGGGGAAACCTCGATTGGTGTTTACCCATTGCCGAAAAAGTGGGCGGATATTATTTCAGCCAAAATGAAACGCGCCTTTTTGCAAAAAACCTCCGAAGAATGGGGCGTTATTTTTGGTGAAGGTCAAATTCCGGGGGCACCTCATCGTACCACTCAAGAGTGGGTAAACTGCGAATACACCAAAGAATCTGGCTTAATTGTGGAAGTAGACGATGCTGAGTTTGGCACCATGAAGCAGCCTGGGCCGATTGTTTGGTTTGAAGGCGAAGCCGATGCCATGTTGTCACCGAAAGCGCGTGAAGACGTTTCTTTTGATGAGGCGGTAAGCCGTTTGAAAGAGGCGGAACAGATGGATCAATCATCACGTCCTCATGGTACAGACATTCAAGCTGCCAGTGGCGACGGTTGGCTAAGTGGTATTCGTATTTTGGATTTGACCAATGTGATTGCAGGGCCACATTCGTCTGCATTTTTGTCCCGTTTCGGCGCAGATATCATCAAGTTAGACCCAGTAACACCCCTATATGATCCTTTGATTGGCATTCTCTTTACCTTCCAAGCTGGGGTGGGTAAGAAAAGTGTTCTGATGGATATTATGACCCCGGAAGGACGAGAAATATTTGAACAGCTGGTGAAAAGTGTCGACATGGTGGTGATGAATGCCCCAGAGCGTCAAATGGTGCCTTTAGGATTAGATCAAGCGACTCTGAGTGCGATTAATCCAGAGGTACTTTTTTGTCGTCTTGACTGCTTCGGTGCGCCGCGTAAAGGACGCAAAACCAATTACATTGGTTATGATGACATTATTCAGGCGAACAGTGGCATCATGAGTCGTTTTGGTCGCCCAGAAACGCCAGAGGAACATGCCCATCTAGGTACCCTTGATGTGAACTGTGGTTTTGCCGCCGGTTTAGGCATGGCATTGGCGTTATATCAGAAACGTAAAACTGGCAAAGTGAGTCGTGTGAGAACCTCTTTGTCGGCGGTGACTAATATTGCCCAGTTACCATTTGCTTTTGATTATGAAGGCCGCGAGTCTTTTGACGAGCCATCTGGTCGAGAAGTTCTCGGTAGTCATGCCTTGTCTCATTTTTATCAAACTCAAAATGGTTGGCTATTCTTGGATGCGAAGCCAGAGGAGTTGGATAAAATCAATCAAATTGCAGAGCTTGAAGGCATTCAAGCGAGTGAAAATATTGAGTGTTTCTTAAGCGATGCCTTTGTCACGCAAGAAACTGAGTTTTGGTTAGAGGCTTTCCGTCAAGTCGATGTGGCCTGTGCTGAGCCTTTATCTATTGAGTATTTACGCGATAATAACAGCCGTCCAGCCGATCAAACGGTTGGCATTGACCGAGGCAGTTATGCTTTTTCGGTTTACGCTGATCATCCGAGCGGGCATTGCGTCACACAAATTGACCAATATGCGATTCGTCCAGCGGAGTCGACTATTAAAGCGGCGACACCAACAGAGAAATTTGGCCACTCGACCAAAATCGTATTGGCCGATCTTGGCTTTAGTGACGAAGACATTGACAAGATGTTAGCGAAAAGAATCGTGGCCACCAAGTGGAGTAATGAATTCTTACCAAGCTAA
- a CDS encoding GNAT family N-acetyltransferase, protein MNSTYVIRPAVESDVLGLESLDKHSNPHPWGRTLVADALEVRLNWVMCEAQNPNTIVAWLTASRCVDQSELELVLVDSNVRRQGIAKQLVQHWLDSLNKQGVAEFLLEVRESNLAAIYLYEALGFELVGRRKQYYQTETGRESACLYTLVSPVGRG, encoded by the coding sequence ATGAATTCTACCTACGTGATTCGTCCAGCTGTTGAATCTGATGTGTTAGGTCTCGAAAGCTTGGACAAACATTCAAATCCTCATCCTTGGGGCCGCACTTTGGTGGCCGATGCTTTGGAAGTTCGCCTAAATTGGGTGATGTGCGAAGCACAAAATCCCAACACCATCGTCGCTTGGCTGACCGCGTCTCGCTGTGTTGATCAATCCGAACTGGAGTTGGTATTGGTTGATTCAAATGTGCGCCGGCAAGGCATTGCTAAACAATTGGTGCAGCATTGGCTCGACAGTTTGAATAAGCAAGGTGTTGCGGAATTTCTATTAGAAGTGCGTGAATCAAATTTGGCCGCGATTTATTTGTATGAAGCTCTAGGGTTTGAATTGGTGGGTCGGCGTAAACAGTATTATCAAACAGAGACAGGTCGCGAATCGGCTTGTTTGTACACGTTAGTTTCCCCTGTCGGAAGAGGATAG
- a CDS encoding amino acid ABC transporter permease — MMPLKKTLDRTPWWLVTTLIIGLVLLWNMVANHSYQRIAGALSNGLLTTIGVTLVAFLLASAMGLIIALTGFSRWRILREFARFYVEIFRGIPVLVLLFYIAFVGAGEMVHLYNWLLQWPIEAGWIEMARTRDFNMLWRAILALSISYSAFIAEVFRAGIQEVSKGQIEAAQSLGLSSWLRFRLIILPQAMRKILPPLGNDFVAMIKDSALVSVLGVQDITQLAKVYSSSTFQFFETYNVVAFMYLTLTLSLSLLIRAFEAHLRRNDHH; from the coding sequence ATGATGCCCCTTAAAAAGACCTTAGATCGCACCCCTTGGTGGCTTGTCACTACTCTTATCATAGGCTTAGTCTTGCTATGGAACATGGTGGCAAACCACAGTTATCAAAGAATCGCTGGCGCGTTAAGTAACGGATTATTGACCACCATTGGCGTGACCTTAGTCGCCTTTTTATTAGCCAGTGCAATGGGCTTAATCATTGCCCTAACCGGCTTCTCAAGATGGCGTATTTTGCGAGAGTTCGCTCGTTTTTATGTGGAAATTTTTCGTGGTATTCCCGTGTTGGTACTGCTTTTTTACATCGCCTTTGTCGGTGCTGGCGAAATGGTCCATCTTTATAATTGGCTATTACAATGGCCTATTGAAGCTGGCTGGATCGAAATGGCTAGAACTCGAGACTTCAACATGCTCTGGCGCGCTATTTTGGCCTTATCCATCAGTTACAGTGCTTTTATTGCTGAAGTGTTTCGTGCCGGTATTCAGGAGGTCAGCAAAGGCCAAATTGAAGCCGCGCAATCCCTTGGCTTATCCAGCTGGTTACGATTTCGCTTGATCATCTTGCCGCAAGCCATGCGAAAGATTTTACCGCCATTAGGTAATGACTTTGTCGCCATGATAAAAGATTCTGCACTGGTTTCTGTATTAGGTGTGCAAGACATTACCCAGCTCGCCAAAGTCTACAGTTCCTCGACCTTTCAGTTCTTCGAAACCTATAACGTCGTGGCCTTCATGTACCTCACCCTGACTCTCAGTTTATCCTTATTAATTAGAGCTTTTGAAGCCCATCTAAGACGCAATGACCATCACTGA
- a CDS encoding transporter substrate-binding domain-containing protein — protein sequence MLLLLSRLVFAASLLFACTSQAAALPDLQGRTILAVTENAYTPLNFVDANTGQGIGWEYDAMNEIGKRLNANIEWQLSSWDAMIQAVRQGQYDIGMDGITINAERSKQIDFSIPYMTSQQFMLVRADEDRFTDAKSFAANDDLHFGAQAGTTNFYVAVYDVLDGNEDNPRITLLETFGASVQALKSGDVDSVLMDATSARGYIGANPGMFKIVGGPLGTEDFGFIFTPESDLVAPVNAAIRSMKADGTLEALNKKWFFDYNQ from the coding sequence ATGCTTTTATTGCTGTCCCGTTTGGTTTTCGCGGCGAGCTTACTATTTGCCTGTACAAGCCAGGCTGCTGCCCTACCCGATCTTCAAGGTCGTACTATTCTAGCCGTTACCGAAAACGCCTATACACCACTGAATTTTGTCGATGCCAACACAGGTCAAGGTATAGGTTGGGAATACGATGCCATGAATGAAATCGGCAAACGCCTAAATGCTAACATTGAATGGCAGTTAAGTAGCTGGGACGCCATGATCCAAGCCGTAAGACAAGGCCAGTACGACATCGGCATGGATGGCATTACCATTAATGCCGAACGCTCTAAGCAAATTGATTTCTCAATTCCCTACATGACCTCGCAACAGTTCATGTTAGTACGAGCGGATGAGGACCGATTTACCGATGCCAAAAGCTTTGCTGCTAATGACGACCTACACTTTGGCGCACAAGCTGGCACAACGAACTTCTATGTGGCCGTGTATGACGTATTAGATGGCAACGAAGACAATCCCCGCATTACCTTATTAGAGACCTTTGGCGCTTCTGTACAAGCCTTAAAATCGGGCGATGTTGACAGTGTGTTAATGGATGCCACCTCGGCGCGTGGATACATAGGTGCCAACCCAGGGATGTTTAAAATTGTTGGTGGCCCACTTGGCACAGAAGATTTCGGTTTTATCTTTACACCTGAGTCTGATCTGGTAGCACCGGTAAATGCAGCGATCCGTAGTATGAAAGCGGATGGCACCTTAGAGGCGTTAAACAAGAAATGGTTTTTTGACTATAACCAGTAA
- the carA gene encoding glutamine-hydrolyzing carbamoyl-phosphate synthase small subunit, with the protein MATSAILALEDGTIFKGVSIGADGSSTAEVVFNTSMTGYQEILTDPSYARQMVTLTYPHIGNTGVNSEDEESNQVWCSGLIIRDLPLLASSWRKEETLSDYLTRKGVVGIADIDTRKLTRILREKGAQAGCIIAGDSINEEEAIAAARAFPGLKGMDLAKEVTVQETYEWTESTWDLVEGHTTPESSEFHVVAYDFGVKRNILRMLVERGCRLTVVPAKTPASDVLALNPDGVFLSNGPGDPEPCDYAIQAIKDILETELPVFGICLGHQLLALASGAKTKKMKFGHHGANHPVQDIKQGTVMITSQNHGFAVDEDSLPANLEMTHKSLFDGSLQGISRTDKKAFSFQGHPEASPGPHDVAPLFDQFIDNIKASKA; encoded by the coding sequence TTGGCAACATCAGCGATTCTAGCTCTGGAAGACGGCACAATTTTTAAGGGCGTGTCGATCGGAGCGGATGGCTCATCAACCGCAGAGGTGGTATTCAACACCTCAATGACTGGTTATCAAGAAATTCTTACTGATCCTTCCTACGCTCGACAAATGGTCACTTTGACTTACCCACATATCGGTAATACTGGTGTTAACTCTGAAGATGAAGAGTCTAACCAAGTGTGGTGTTCGGGTTTAATTATTCGTGATTTACCTTTATTAGCCAGCAGCTGGCGCAAAGAAGAGACCTTGTCTGACTACCTAACTCGTAAAGGTGTGGTTGGCATCGCGGATATTGATACTCGTAAATTGACTCGTATTCTTCGTGAGAAAGGTGCACAAGCTGGTTGCATTATAGCGGGTGACAGCATTAATGAAGAAGAAGCCATTGCTGCAGCGCGTGCTTTCCCTGGCTTAAAAGGCATGGATTTAGCGAAAGAAGTGACGGTGCAAGAAACGTACGAATGGACTGAATCCACTTGGGATTTGGTTGAAGGTCATACTACTCCAGAAAGTTCCGAATTTCATGTTGTTGCCTATGATTTCGGTGTGAAGCGTAATATTTTACGTATGTTGGTTGAGCGTGGTTGCCGCTTAACCGTTGTACCAGCGAAAACACCAGCCAGTGACGTCTTGGCGTTGAATCCAGATGGTGTGTTTCTATCAAACGGCCCAGGTGATCCAGAGCCATGTGATTACGCAATCCAAGCGATCAAAGACATTCTAGAAACTGAGCTTCCTGTATTTGGTATCTGTCTTGGTCACCAATTGTTGGCGCTGGCCAGTGGTGCTAAGACCAAGAAAATGAAATTTGGTCACCATGGTGCCAACCACCCAGTTCAAGACATCAAGCAAGGTACTGTGATGATCACTAGCCAAAACCATGGTTTTGCGGTGGATGAAGACAGTTTGCCTGCTAACTTGGAGATGACACATAAGTCTCTGTTTGATGGCTCTTTGCAGGGAATTAGTCGAACCGATAAAAAAGCGTTCAGCTTCCAAGGTCACCCAGAAGCGAGCCCAGGGCCACATGATGTTGCGCCTTTGTTCGACCAATTTATTGACAACATCAAAGCCTCAAAAGCCTAA
- a CDS encoding AbiV family abortive infection protein: MPFNINQIDEYMQTLIVNAKALLRESEVLFEHKAFARSYTLSHIAREEIVMCKILYATGLRITSGIEVDWKLTMKRLQSHQLKLKQEIVGNSILAAMLDDKEDFGKMTVSADVLPYKTHNMKINSLYVDISTDGKMSDPSKVISKRLAKRNIQLACHAIDEEASAQAKMRKRSGWKVKNRPDVPSVNNMSFEDKKALIKSVVSFLVKHSEQ; encoded by the coding sequence ATGCCATTCAATATTAATCAAATTGATGAATATATGCAGACTCTCATTGTAAATGCTAAAGCGTTATTGAGAGAGTCTGAGGTTTTGTTTGAGCATAAAGCCTTTGCTCGTTCTTACACTCTTTCTCATATTGCCAGAGAAGAAATTGTGATGTGCAAAATCCTGTATGCGACTGGTCTTAGAATCACTTCTGGAATAGAAGTGGATTGGAAACTGACCATGAAGAGATTGCAGAGTCATCAATTGAAGCTAAAACAAGAAATAGTTGGAAATTCAATTTTAGCGGCCATGTTAGATGACAAAGAAGATTTTGGAAAAATGACAGTTAGCGCGGACGTGTTACCTTATAAAACACACAACATGAAAATTAACTCTCTTTATGTTGATATATCTACGGATGGAAAAATGAGCGATCCCAGCAAAGTAATTAGTAAACGTCTGGCCAAACGTAATATACAGTTGGCGTGTCACGCTATTGATGAAGAGGCTTCAGCCCAAGCCAAAATGAGAAAACGATCAGGTTGGAAAGTAAAGAATAGGCCAGATGTTCCCTCTGTCAATAATATGAGCTTCGAGGATAAAAAGGCATTGATTAAAAGCGTGGTGTCTTTTTTAGTGAAGCATTCTGAACAATGA
- the greA gene encoding transcription elongation factor GreA, whose translation MKKVPMTVEGEARLREELNHLKTVVRPRVIADIATAREHGDLKENAEYHAAREEQGFTEGRIKEIEGKLSDSQVIDVKSMPATGKVVFGTTVTLYNVDTEDTVTYQIVGDDEADVKVKKISYASPIAKAIIGKEEGDEVAVKIPSGEAVYEIEKVQYL comes from the coding sequence ATGAAAAAGGTTCCAATGACAGTAGAGGGTGAAGCTCGTCTTAGAGAAGAGCTGAATCACTTGAAAACTGTTGTCCGTCCTCGTGTTATTGCAGACATTGCAACGGCACGTGAGCATGGCGACTTAAAAGAAAACGCGGAATATCATGCTGCTCGTGAAGAGCAAGGTTTTACTGAAGGTCGTATTAAAGAGATCGAAGGTAAACTGTCTGATTCACAAGTGATTGATGTGAAGTCTATGCCTGCGACTGGTAAGGTTGTCTTTGGTACAACTGTTACTCTGTATAATGTTGATACAGAAGATACGGTCACTTATCAGATCGTTGGTGATGATGAAGCGGATGTGAAAGTGAAGAAGATTTCTTATGCTTCACCTATCGCAAAAGCTATTATCGGCAAGGAAGAAGGCGACGAAGTGGCTGTTAAGATTCCTAGTGGCGAAGCGGTTTATGAAATCGAAAAAGTTCAATACCTTTAA
- a CDS encoding DJ-1 family glyoxalase III, which translates to MSKVLVPVANGNEDIETITMIDVLRRGGVEVTVASVHETTNVTLANGCQLTADTLLSEHTEKMFDAIALPGGMPGAEHLRDSDVLVDLLEKHDIQDALLAAICASPALVLGTHGFVVDKQATCYPGFESGLTGAEYVADEPVVMDGNILTAKGPAVSMVFALTLLANLKGYEEAQKVAEGLLC; encoded by the coding sequence ATGAGCAAAGTATTGGTACCGGTCGCCAATGGCAACGAAGACATCGAAACCATCACCATGATTGATGTGTTGAGACGTGGCGGCGTGGAGGTAACAGTCGCCAGTGTCCACGAAACAACCAATGTGACCCTAGCCAATGGTTGCCAACTAACGGCGGACACTCTGTTGAGTGAACACACTGAGAAAATGTTTGATGCCATTGCTTTGCCAGGTGGTATGCCGGGGGCCGAGCATCTTCGTGATAGTGACGTCCTAGTGGACTTGCTGGAAAAACACGATATTCAAGATGCATTATTGGCGGCGATTTGTGCATCGCCTGCGCTGGTGCTGGGAACGCATGGTTTTGTCGTGGACAAGCAAGCAACTTGTTACCCTGGATTTGAATCAGGTTTAACGGGAGCGGAATACGTGGCGGATGAGCCTGTGGTGATGGACGGTAATATTTTAACCGCGAAAGGTCCTGCGGTTTCCATGGTGTTTGCATTGACCTTGTTGGCGAATCTTAAAGGCTATGAAGAGGCGCAAAAAGTCGCCGAAGGCTTGTTGTGTTAA